A portion of the Anthonomus grandis grandis chromosome 7, icAntGran1.3, whole genome shotgun sequence genome contains these proteins:
- the LOC126738552 gene encoding ATP-binding cassette sub-family B member 6-like isoform X2, with amino-acid sequence MGGRGPPGRRGRDLDVHLSLLTKGEREQATDPNIPKKEKVEFDNINLKFKFKSKDESKSTWRGLWKKVKILSPFLWPRKSCILQTRVIFCFILLGFGRVVNLYIPIYNKKIVDSLTVTPGQTLEFRWDWILIYVALKFLQGGGGGGGMGFLNNLRSFLWIRVQQYTTKEVQVELFRHLHSLSLRWHLNRKTGEVLRIMDRGTESINSLLQMLLFSLGPTIIDLLIAIIYFFTAFNWKFGVTVSVTMVLYLIFTITITEWRSKFRRRMNLADNATRARSVDSLLNFETVKYYGAENYEVEAFKEAILKYQVEEWKSTITMNMMSSAQNLIANCGLLAGSLLCAYYVVNTNEFNVGDYVLFASYIVQLYAPLNMFGMQYRQIQNNFVDMENMFDLLRQEQEVVDAPNSQELVSRGGGIEFKNVTFKYTPEKTILKDVSFFVPPGQTVALVGPSGSGKSTIIKLLFRFYDVDSGSIIIDGYNIKNEVTQQSLRKIIGVVPQDTVLFNQTIKYNIQYGRITANDAEIIEAAKGADIHDRIMSFAQQYDTMVGERGLRLSGGEKQRVAIARTILKAPTIVLLDEATSALDTHTERNIQDSLNKMCVNRTTVVVAHRLSTIINADQILVVKDGEIVERGRHNNLLQKEGGIYASMWKQQLETNDEGKMRIEEVPDADNTKSESEN; translated from the exons AAAAGGGGAACGAGAACAGGCTACAGACCCCAATATtcccaaaaaagaaaaagtagagttcgacaatattaatttaaaatttaaatttaag agtaaagATGAAAGCAAATCGACCTGGCGAGGCTTATGGAAGAAAGTTAAAATCCTTTCGCCGTTTTTGTGGCCTAGGAAGTCGTGCATCCTACAAACTAGAGTTATATTTTGCTTTATCCTCTTAGGGTTTGGAAGAGttgtaaatttatatattcctaTTTACAACAAAAAGATCG ttgATTCTTTAACGGTAACTCCGGGCCAGACCCTTGAATTTAGATGGGACTGGATCTTAATTTATGTGGCCTTAAAATTTCTCCAAGGTGGTGGCGGAGGAGGAGGCATgggctttttaaataatttacggtCGTTTCTATGGATTAGAGTACAGCAATATACTACCAAGGAAGTGCAG GTCGAACTGTTTAGGCATTTACACAGCCTTTCCCTAAGGTGGCATTTAAACAGAAAAACTGGAGAGGTACTTAGGATTATGGATAGAGGCACGGAAAGTATCAATTCCTTACTTCAAATGCTGTTGTTCTCCCTTGGACCTACCATCATAGATTTACTTATTGCcatcatttatttctttaccgCATTCAACTGGAAATTCGGCGTGACTGTCAGTGTTACAATGGTGCTATATCTTA tttTTACTATTACCATAACGGAATGGAGATCCAAATTCAGAAGACGTATGAATCTGGCTGATAATGCCACACGTGCTAGAAGTGTTGACTCTTTATTGAACTTTGAAACCGTTAAGTATTACGGAGCTGAAAATTATGAAGTTGAAGCTTTTAAAGAAGCCATTCTTAAATACcag GTAGAAGAATGGAAATCCACCATAACGATGAATATGATGAGTTCCGCTCAGAATTTGATTGCGAATTGTGGGCTTTTGGCGGGTAGCTTGCTCTGTGCCTATTATGTAGTTAATACCAATGAATTTAACGTGGGTGATTACGTCTTATTTGCGAGTTATATAGTTCAGCTCTATGCTCCACTAAATATGTTTGGAATGCAATACAG GCAAATTCAAAACAACTTCGTAGACATGGAAAATATGTTCGACTTACTACGGCAAGAGCAAGAAGTTGTAGATGCTCCAAACTCTCAAGAATTGGTCTCACGAGGAGGCGGTATAGAGTTTAAGAATGTCACCTTTAAATATACAccagaaaagactattttaaaagatGTCAGTTTTTTTGTACCGCCTGGTCAGACAGTTGCTTTG GTAGGACCATCTGGAAGCGGAAAAAGcacaataataaaacttttgttcAGATTCTATGACGTAGACTCTGGTAGCATAATTATTGATGGTTATAACATTAAGAATGAAGTTACTCAACAGtctcttagaaaaattattggCGTAGTACCGCAAGATACAGTATTATTTAATCAAACAATTAA ATATAATATACAGTACGGCCGAATTACCGCTAATGATGCCGAAATAATCGAAGCAGCCAAAGGTGCCGATATTCACGACAGAATAATGTCATTTGCACAACAGTATGATACGATG gTTGGCGAAAGAGGCTTAAGACTTAGCGGGGGTGAAAAGCAAAGGGTGGCCATAGCTAGGACTATACTGAAAGCGCCTACGATCGTTTTATTAGATGAGGCTACTAGTGCTTTAGATACACATACAGAACGAAATATCCAAGactctttaaataaaatgtgtgtAAATAGGACTACCGTAGTGGTGGCGCACCGGTTGTCCACCATCATAAATGCGGATCAGATTTTGGTGGTTAAAGATGGGGAAATTGTTGAAAGAGGACG gcataataatttattacaaaaagaaGGTGGCATATACGCGAGTATGTGGAAACAACAATTAGAGACCAACGATGAAGGAAAGATGAGGATAGAGGAAGTGCCTGATGCAGATAACACAAAATCTGAAAGTGAAAACTAA
- the LOC126738552 gene encoding ATP-binding cassette sub-family B member 6-like isoform X1, protein MHRGGRGGRSGDITNAIFGNGLTQKGEREQATDPNIPKKEKVEFDNINLKFKFKSKDESKSTWRGLWKKVKILSPFLWPRKSCILQTRVIFCFILLGFGRVVNLYIPIYNKKIVDSLTVTPGQTLEFRWDWILIYVALKFLQGGGGGGGMGFLNNLRSFLWIRVQQYTTKEVQVELFRHLHSLSLRWHLNRKTGEVLRIMDRGTESINSLLQMLLFSLGPTIIDLLIAIIYFFTAFNWKFGVTVSVTMVLYLIFTITITEWRSKFRRRMNLADNATRARSVDSLLNFETVKYYGAENYEVEAFKEAILKYQVEEWKSTITMNMMSSAQNLIANCGLLAGSLLCAYYVVNTNEFNVGDYVLFASYIVQLYAPLNMFGMQYRQIQNNFVDMENMFDLLRQEQEVVDAPNSQELVSRGGGIEFKNVTFKYTPEKTILKDVSFFVPPGQTVALVGPSGSGKSTIIKLLFRFYDVDSGSIIIDGYNIKNEVTQQSLRKIIGVVPQDTVLFNQTIKYNIQYGRITANDAEIIEAAKGADIHDRIMSFAQQYDTMVGERGLRLSGGEKQRVAIARTILKAPTIVLLDEATSALDTHTERNIQDSLNKMCVNRTTVVVAHRLSTIINADQILVVKDGEIVERGRHNNLLQKEGGIYASMWKQQLETNDEGKMRIEEVPDADNTKSESEN, encoded by the exons AAAAGGGGAACGAGAACAGGCTACAGACCCCAATATtcccaaaaaagaaaaagtagagttcgacaatattaatttaaaatttaaatttaag agtaaagATGAAAGCAAATCGACCTGGCGAGGCTTATGGAAGAAAGTTAAAATCCTTTCGCCGTTTTTGTGGCCTAGGAAGTCGTGCATCCTACAAACTAGAGTTATATTTTGCTTTATCCTCTTAGGGTTTGGAAGAGttgtaaatttatatattcctaTTTACAACAAAAAGATCG ttgATTCTTTAACGGTAACTCCGGGCCAGACCCTTGAATTTAGATGGGACTGGATCTTAATTTATGTGGCCTTAAAATTTCTCCAAGGTGGTGGCGGAGGAGGAGGCATgggctttttaaataatttacggtCGTTTCTATGGATTAGAGTACAGCAATATACTACCAAGGAAGTGCAG GTCGAACTGTTTAGGCATTTACACAGCCTTTCCCTAAGGTGGCATTTAAACAGAAAAACTGGAGAGGTACTTAGGATTATGGATAGAGGCACGGAAAGTATCAATTCCTTACTTCAAATGCTGTTGTTCTCCCTTGGACCTACCATCATAGATTTACTTATTGCcatcatttatttctttaccgCATTCAACTGGAAATTCGGCGTGACTGTCAGTGTTACAATGGTGCTATATCTTA tttTTACTATTACCATAACGGAATGGAGATCCAAATTCAGAAGACGTATGAATCTGGCTGATAATGCCACACGTGCTAGAAGTGTTGACTCTTTATTGAACTTTGAAACCGTTAAGTATTACGGAGCTGAAAATTATGAAGTTGAAGCTTTTAAAGAAGCCATTCTTAAATACcag GTAGAAGAATGGAAATCCACCATAACGATGAATATGATGAGTTCCGCTCAGAATTTGATTGCGAATTGTGGGCTTTTGGCGGGTAGCTTGCTCTGTGCCTATTATGTAGTTAATACCAATGAATTTAACGTGGGTGATTACGTCTTATTTGCGAGTTATATAGTTCAGCTCTATGCTCCACTAAATATGTTTGGAATGCAATACAG GCAAATTCAAAACAACTTCGTAGACATGGAAAATATGTTCGACTTACTACGGCAAGAGCAAGAAGTTGTAGATGCTCCAAACTCTCAAGAATTGGTCTCACGAGGAGGCGGTATAGAGTTTAAGAATGTCACCTTTAAATATACAccagaaaagactattttaaaagatGTCAGTTTTTTTGTACCGCCTGGTCAGACAGTTGCTTTG GTAGGACCATCTGGAAGCGGAAAAAGcacaataataaaacttttgttcAGATTCTATGACGTAGACTCTGGTAGCATAATTATTGATGGTTATAACATTAAGAATGAAGTTACTCAACAGtctcttagaaaaattattggCGTAGTACCGCAAGATACAGTATTATTTAATCAAACAATTAA ATATAATATACAGTACGGCCGAATTACCGCTAATGATGCCGAAATAATCGAAGCAGCCAAAGGTGCCGATATTCACGACAGAATAATGTCATTTGCACAACAGTATGATACGATG gTTGGCGAAAGAGGCTTAAGACTTAGCGGGGGTGAAAAGCAAAGGGTGGCCATAGCTAGGACTATACTGAAAGCGCCTACGATCGTTTTATTAGATGAGGCTACTAGTGCTTTAGATACACATACAGAACGAAATATCCAAGactctttaaataaaatgtgtgtAAATAGGACTACCGTAGTGGTGGCGCACCGGTTGTCCACCATCATAAATGCGGATCAGATTTTGGTGGTTAAAGATGGGGAAATTGTTGAAAGAGGACG gcataataatttattacaaaaagaaGGTGGCATATACGCGAGTATGTGGAAACAACAATTAGAGACCAACGATGAAGGAAAGATGAGGATAGAGGAAGTGCCTGATGCAGATAACACAAAATCTGAAAGTGAAAACTAA